The segment caagagacaatgaaacaattaaaaaatgtattattttttagtaaaatatgttattataaaagctaaaaatttagaaaaaagatttttatattattatataacatttattgttaaatttatttaaatagattaattttgaattgaatgattttagacatatattttcatgtacAAAACATGAAATTTTCATGTTGTGTAGTGCAAAAACTCGTATAAactaaaagttataattttaagtaattaataaataaggaaGTGTCATTTTATTTGGAACGTTTCATTTTACATTCATCAAATGAATAACGGAAAACTAATCTTtctatagaaagagagagagagacatggCATATCTTCGCGTCATTAGAacgaaattaatagaaaaaaaaaatcagttatTAAATCGCAGTCTTGTGAGAACGTGATATATCGTCGAAGAAATCAAGTTAGAAACGAGCTTCAcgtatttaatcattatttctttctttctacaCACATATCTGTTCAATCGTAACAAACAGTAACCTACAGATTGCACTAAAGTGCGTTAATAAACCGACGAGTAGTAAAACTATCGACACTCGTAATCTCCGGGTAAATCGCTTCCAGTTTTTTCATCGTCATTAAACCGTGATAATTATCGCGCTCACTTACTCAGTACATACAATTCTTAATTGACCAAGTCATTGCTTTTTAGTTTCTACACTTGATAAATAAACCTTGCAGTGGTATATGATGtgctaaaagtaaaaaaaacttaagcgtatttaatatttcagtaattttaaaagaaaatacattaaagCTTTCTTGacatgtttctttatttttttattttaataattatcttgtttagtaaaattttttaattataaaaaacttaataaactttttttttataatacttattaaaaattaatattattaatttacttttaattaatataaagaatctaaaaaatatataaagaagtgataaaaaattgtttttataaaacttgtttAATAGAATTCTAATTTGTGTTTCATTATTCTCAAGATATGtaacatttatcaaatattgttGATGCAATCTACAGTTTATTAATTCAGACTCTGTAATGAGAAACAAACGTTAACGTCGGTGTCGAACAATAGAGAGAATGATCGATGTGGTCTCGCAGGAAGCAACAGTTTCCGAACTATATAATAGCATACGCACTTGTGGAAAAGCGGATTATTCTCACCACTGCGTGTCTAATAATCGCATGCGAGATTGAGCTGTGAGATCTGGACACGCGATCTCGTTATCCAATTCAAAGGTAGTAATAAATCTTCGATATTCATGTAAAACAGACAAATTTCCTAATAACTTCAAAATTCATCAAAAGTTatgctaataataaatctatatatatatatatatatatatatatacatttttaatgttaatgtaattttaatcaacatttttgtagaattatatttttatataattatattctcttgaactttttatatataacatttgtgatttctttacaaaagttatatatatatatatatgtacacactcCTCCTAGagtctaattatattatataaaatatgaacaaaATTACACGCAACAAAATAAGTTATTAACCATGGTAATTTCTTACATTTAGAATTTGCtgcttagaatattttattttaaaagaccaGTGATTGTCTAAGCTTACCTGTCTcgcaattttgaaaattacctAACAATGAATCATTTTTGCCTTAAACGATGTAATTAGTGAAAGTAATCCTGACAACAATAGGTGAGATTATATTACAGAAGAGTGTAAAGATTGCATTGTATATTCGAGCGGTTCTACATTCACGCTATTTATTCGATTCAAATCAAATGATGGTGGTTAACCGACAAGTCATCCAAGCGGACTATCGCTTATCACGACAATCGCGTGGTAAAATGTTCTTGAAAATTCATAAACGGAAATTGTTCTCTCAATTcgttctccctctctccttctttctcgtACTTCATTCTTTCTTAAAGACAATAGAGAATGGGAGAAATgagaagaaaggaagaagaaaaccACTTTTCTTGCACAGACTTCTGGCAAAAATGGTTGATCGATGTAGTCGAGAATCACGGAAGGGAAAGGATGCCCAGGATGGAAAGGAGATCTTGTAATGACTCGCAATCTCTTTGttgatctctctttctctctctttgtacAAAAGTCGAGACGTTCTATCATTCTGAATCGTATAAAGGTGAACCCTTTTCTcggattcttttaaatatattttacctgTCAAAACGGAagaaaaaatgagaaagacCGGAACTTTCTATGatgatatatttgattatggGTGTGGATTATTATCCTTATACATCAATTGCGCGCTCCTCCAACAAACGATCGCCGATAAGGCTACGATTAGGGTGAAAATTAACTGTAATTAAAACGGAAAACTTTCTCTGCGGACGTTACCGCTTCGACGAAACACGCGCAGAAGGAAGGACGAAAGAGAAATACGAGAAAAACGAGGAAGTGAACTAGATCAATGCGATTAAACAAGCGCAGTTTTACTTCTGAGAAACGacaaataaaatgcaaatatttgacCTTTCCGGTTGATCGCTTTCTCGAGTTCAATCGCCGGGTTCGCTTACGATCACCTGTCTATCGAGTGatctgttaaatttttttatgctcgCCCAAGTTGACCACTGCCCGGCGCTTTCGAAACTCATTCGATTGATTATACGAACATaatgtgcaaataaaaatgataatttgcatatttctCTCATAAAGTGCTACTGGGAAATCGATGAGTATAGTGATACtagaaaacatttattttccattttcaatCAACTAGTATGCTTTCCTTCtacttttttatagaaatcttGAAGATGCTGcatttaaataagttatttaaattatttttatcaatgtttagttttagaaagtaaaagatttaaaactttcttttgATACAgagttgtaaataatatatttacttaatttattatttttacgttttttaatacaaattattctgCTTGTATTTTCATTTTGTGCTATATCAAAGTCCTAATCAATTatgtatatctaaaatttatttaataatataatattaagtatatatatatatatatatatatatatatatatatatatatatataataaatttataataattatgtacatataaaaaaataaagagatatttaaaaaatatagtaaagattaattaattattaaaatattgctttgTGTATAGTTTTTTTGTCAGATTCAAAGAAATAGAGCAAACGACGtggaaaaatgtcaaataaagaaattagttTTTCCATTtcgtattttctatataaatcgAATTGTAAGCATTGtagtatttttttccaatataatgtatttcctGGTGTTGGAATGCAGATAACGTTTGTCACGAGACGTGACGGTAaacataaagagaaaataatgctTCAGTTACAGTAATGAATGTTCATGTACACATGCGTGCGTACGGGACTTTCTACCATACATCGCCAAAAGCTGCAGCCTCGTTTTCCAGAATTTACATCAGCGTATTTTCAGCGTATTCTCGAGTCAACCGTGCCTCTCTCGAGCTTTCGGGTCACCGTGTATGTTACCGATCGATATCAAGTCGCTGCGAGAAAGTAACGGGCTTGGTCCAtccgattttattttaaaccatCGGCACACTTGCGCGCGCACGAGAATGcacaaaataaagtaaaacgGTGCGAAGCTCTCACTCACCTGCCGTGATGTACATTCACACCAGGATTGGCAATAAGATACATTGCACCCCGCATTAACTAcgcaattttatcaaatataagtttaattacCATAAATTAAGTctgtgcatatatatgtataattgaaaattataagagaggagaagaaaatttgcatttatttctcGTAATTTCTAAGtgacttataattaaaaactgtccaaaaattttatcaaaagatattttataatatttttatacattatctaATTTGATTGCTTTATGTAAaaagatgttatatataattttttattaggctCCTATTTCTCGAGCTttctgaaaaatgtttattacatctgcaaaagaaatgtaaataaattaataattataaatgacagTTTCATAAAAGTcggataataaataacgatttattaacaattaatcaacaagATTTTTTATCTCACTTACGGTTTTTTGTTACGTCGGACCTGATTCGAATGGACTGCCTGATCTTGGAGCCTCACTTCTCCTTTCCTTTCACGGCCGGCACGCCTCGCAATCGTCCGGACGATCAACCGGACATTGCCATGATCCGGATCTCTTCCGCTCTCAGATGCCATGACTGTGATGACTCATGTTATTCACATAAGACGAGAAGACGACCAAAATTTTAAACGATCAATTAGCCTTGAGCTAAGAAGAGATGCGTCTAGCCatagtgataaaattaattagcaagtaaaagattaattagtATGATGGTCAGCGAAACGCATCGTTCTATAATTTTGCAGGATTTCGAGATAAAATTGCGATATTGTGCATTATCGTGATCTGTCTAcagttcttttaattttcaattttccataaataaacttattctTTGCATGATaaagattacatttttatttagttttaaatgtatttctttataatttaataataattaattaaatataaatataaagatcttATAACctaagtaaatttattattttttagagaaCCTGTGTGcttttgctaaaatttatatatatatttgcagtaTTGCAGACACATAAAAATAGGGAATACTTTGCTATcgcatatacattaattatcgAGCGCATAAAGCATATTATCTTAATGATACGGTTAATTCTTGAAGTCACCACGTCCGTATAAATTTCCGTATCTTAATCCGCTAAATTTTCATGTACATCACAGTTTATAATGATATGTGTGCATAATTACATTGAAAATAACATGGCAGGAAAAAAGTCAAGATCCCGTCGCTCATTAAACGAAAGTAAAGTACGAAGATAAACGCAAAAGGAAAATACTGCTTCGTTGTACAACGAAGAGAAAGGAGTGCAAACATCAAAGGATACATAAAGGATCGTTTATTATACCATAGAGTGATTACAAAACGAATATTCAAAATCGctacgtgtatgtatgtaggtCATAAGACTCACAAATAGATCCGCATCGTCAGGTTACACCGGGTTAAAGCTCGATGCAACATTGCAATTTTCTGActtcgaaaaaaattctttatgcattctaaaatattaacatcgcttttgtaaaaagaaaacaagctctcttctcattttcttcttttttgttttgtaaattttaattttatatcttacattTTCGCCGGTAATACAAAAGTGACATTTGCTGCAGAAGAAAGTAACAGAATCGAGAAAGGTGATATAAGTGTATAATCGTATCAAGTGGCAAACTGTACACCTGCGAGCAAGCCTTTCATTTAGCGGCTAATGAGAAAGTAAATCATATGGAACGTCGGTGTTTATTAGAGTGTCGACTCGGAGCTATCAATAATCTTAGacctttttaatttaaaaacagatttaatttgatttagcAGAccaataagaatatataaagtataaatgagCGTCTTATATACTGCATTGTAGTAGtagtatataagaaatatagtttaattaagtattttgtaaaacacgtgaaaataaaacaagatttatttttttatagaagtaaacagttgaaaaaatatgaagtatatttttattttcgcaaaatatatatatttttatttgcaatttataattttaagtaaaattgaaaaacaggtaagtttacaaaaattacagtataaaatataaaaaataaaaataatttaagaatcacacaattttaaatgtattacataacttttgaaaatatttttaaaagtatttaaattgttatatttatatgtgttttttatttacaattctcagctttaaattttacaattaaaattcaataaatacaGTCACAACTTTACAGATTCTAAACACTCACTATTTactatatagaatatttaagtattgcacttcttttctataaatatgtcaaaaactgagaaaattttgaataaataatttattattataaaaagattatatacatCTTGATTTAAGCTTCCTGAATttgattgaataataaaatttaaataatttattaataaaattaacatttactacggaaatttagaaaattgtgacaaattacattttcttatcaaattttttcgtTGTagtaaatagtttaaatataaatataacaagtacttgtgtgtgtataaatatttgagattatttttatagttactCTCTTATATGTTTcctaagaataaaaaaaatgcgttaTAATTCAACAATTCtataacaacaaaataattataacaatcttatatataatagcaccATTTTTTCTACCGTTTTATCGCATTTGCAGATCACACAATATCATTCCttgttatattgtttatcTCCAAAGTTGCCGTCATCCGGAATAATCTTATCTTGTTGCGTCTGCTGTGTCTGACCTGATTCGTAAGCGGAATATTCATAAGTGTAAGATCGGGGCGTTTGAGATGCAACAGtgaaatctttattttgatAAGAACCTGATTGACTctgataatttctataattctgTTCCTGTTTGTTGTCCGACTGACCATAGACGCCGCTGTAACTATTGTAGTCATCTCTTTGATTTGTTGGTCGACGGTTAATCACACGATGCTTGTTGCGGTTATCAAACGATGTGTATGTTGTCGGTGACACCGGTTTTTGAACATAATGAATGCCTGAATATGCATTCTTATTTGAAGTTTTCTGATACGGAGCATCTCGAAGATTCTTCTGTTCTCCGTTGACTTTGGTACTGTCAACATTTATCACGAAACCACCAGTTTTAGTTTTCGCCTCCGGAAGAGTCACGTATGATGGCGTATTTGGAGTGTAAGCGTCCTGATTTGCATATGATCCATCATTAGCACTATTTAAGACGTCCCTATTGTTATCGTAAAACTGACCGGCTTGCTTTTGTGCCAATAAGTTGGCCAACATCTGTCTCGTCAGCTGTTCCATCTGCTGAACCTTGACATACGGCGCGGGCAGCGGGTAATCTGGGCCGACTGGCTGTCCCGCCACGCTGATTACCCTGTACGTCGTCCTCGGCAAGAAAATCGGTAGGCCCTTCGCTTGGACATCGAGTTGGTTATACGGACTGGCTATCTTATACGTGCTAGATTGCACGTCAAGATCCCTCAAGTTGCCGGATATGTAGTTTCCGCCGTCTACGAATTGGCTCGTCGACGCGTCCTGATTCGTCTCATTCTCCTTCGGTTGTGTGCTCTGTTTGTCCTTGTTCTGCTTGTCGTTCTCCGCCGTCTCGGTGGAGTCTTGCGATGTTTCCTGATAGTCGACGCCTGACGACGACGTTGGCGAAAAGGGAGCGTGATTGAAATAATGAGGATAGTAATAGGATGGCTGGTAATAATAATTCGGATACGACGCAGGATTCATCGCGTACTGTGCAGAATATGGATTATAGACGACGTAAGGTAAATTGGAGTAAAGATATGCATTGTTGGTGTAGTGCGAGGGATAAGTAGACGGGGAGTTGTTTTTGGAATACGGATCGTAATTTGAATAATGGGAATCTCTTTGGCGATTGCTACTATAACTAGAACCGTAAGAATCCTTGGTACTGATTTTCGGCGCGTTCAACTCTGGCGTTAATTGCGAAGTTGACTTTGCCTCAGTGCctcgtttaattaaattagggctGTAAGGGTAGACGGGATGTATCGGTAAAAATGGTTCGTTGTTAGGATCCTTGGTTTTACGCGGCTGAGCGAAAATTGCCGGCGACAGCAAGCAAAGTAAAATCtgtaattagatttatttatattaatttataaaatataattgttcttaaaaaaaaaaacattttacatttttatattaattagaaagaattagaaaataaactgtgtgtgtgtatatatttatatgtatatattaatatagttatcACAAGTTTTTTTACTAACCGATAGAatgttgtataatattgtataattacacataaaataaacttacagtaatgttataatataatcattataaaagtttatttaaattataataatactatatttataagctatattttaaaaaaatctttgtatatttttcaatttttaacaaataatttcaaatacttTTGTGACATTAATTTCTGCTGCGTGTTTTTCACGTATTCGCAATccatatttgtattttgtattttgtaccTATATTTCACATCcgtaatttatgttttacataaaaatatatttacacatgtaaaatatatttacacatataaaaacgtgtaaataaagtaaaaactttcgcaacataaaaataaaaatgtatgttccataaatttcaaataaaaatttacaaactattgaaattattgaaactgttttttagaacaaaattttttaaaaataactgtttGTAATTAGACCGTACAAAAGGATTAGACATCCAGCTTAATTAGAAACTGCTATTAGCAACATTGGATTAGCAGCattgaataaaatgaattaattttcactaattaatgaatttattaatttgtaccAACCAGCCGCACCATCTTCGCTATAATTCGCTTATCGCCGTCAGATGACTGCAAAAGCTATGCTTTCTTCCACAATTTAATCGCTATTCTCATTCGGCACTTCGTCCAACAAACAATTTCGAGATCAGATCAACACGACGGTTCCACTTTTAATGCATCTGCCGACATTGAATTTCTCCTTTATACTCAGTCACTGGAAAAATCGCGGAAACTAGTTTAACATTTCTCTGCtcttatatgtgtataagtATAGAAGTGATAGTACACTAAGCCGGTAGAGCagtgaaaatatatagaatgtcgTTCGGTCGTCGTCAAATGACGAACAATCACTCGATAGTGACATCagtcacatatacatatatcgaacATTCCAAAGAAATGGACAAGATACTGTCCTTCGCTCGATCCCGACGACCATTAGGTAAACCGTAATTGCCAGTCGAAAAGAAGTTTCCAAACTTATTTGGCAACGCGTGATTTTCGCGAAAGTCTGGTACTTTGTATTCCAAGACAGCTAGCCGGAAGACAAAAAGTGATGGTCGTAAAGGATCAAATGCTCTAGGAAGTAAAGTGCCCTCCGGCATCCTCAAaggatctttttattttcgctcGAACAACGCCTTTCTCGGTGACGTTCTCGTATCTTTGAAAACGTCAAGACTTGTTTTACTTTCACCCGTGCCTCTGTCTCCCCTACCGACAAATCCTTACTGAGCCGACCACACCTGTGATAATGATGTGATTGATAGGATTCAGGAAGATTGCATGGCGGAAATATCCGGAAAAAgttttttgctttaaattactataaaattatcggtttctattttattaaataaataaagcattATGTTGTAAAAGAGCACacttttgcatttattaacGCTTTAAGTTGCAATgatcaaaataaatgtgtttttgagtgaaaatagtttaatatttattaaacaatacaattttgataaaattctataaaatatgtatatattttttattaaataaatacaataatattaacatatataaagcatacaagaaaattatatatatttttttataaaaaaatatgcatatgataatttctttatataaatatttttatattacttcttaagagaataatattaaaaaattaatatctttttaatatctttataatatttttacatattattaaaaatattataaaaaatatctagtaatattcaatacaaatatgtattctattttggataatcttatattatttatcattgtcacagagaagagaaaagaaaaaaatttaattccatatctttaaaactttacagttctattaaaatcttttacaaGTTCATATTAAAAGCTCTCACACATACACCTGTGTACAAAAAATTCTTCTTACATTTTCATACTTTGCCGTCGTCTTCCGCAGTCTTCAATTACTATATTCAAGGAAAAGACTCACGTTACGGATCGATACGTCACGAAAGTGAATCTGCGAGTCGTCGGACAAGAGAGGCATTTGCAATCCACGATCAAGGTAAAAGTGCATGACAGGGTCCACCCGAGGAACGCCTTCACGAAGAGTAAGAGCATACTTTTTCCGCTCTCGCGGCGCCGCGCGTGAGAGAGTGAAGCACGAATATCCCGCTCGCAAAACCAGTCGGAAAATAGTGAAACgtgtattttctatatttgcgAGATATGCACGATCGTATGTCGAGTGGTATTGGTTAGATTGTACAGTTCATCCATAGAAGGAATTGCGTGCAGCTCTCTCATATCGTTGTGCTCGCGTGCGTAAGTGCATTCGTTGGTTCAGGATCCGCACACGAACTTGATGCAGAAACTAGGTCAGGTGTACACGAAGAACTAACGCACGATCGGCATCTTGATAAAATCGCTTTCTTGCGTAGGCGTCTCTGTgatcgtaataaaaaattcgattaatGAATGTAACCAGTTGCTTTATCGCattattgattgattgatGGATCGTAAGTCTGATATATCAGTAATCGATATCGCTTTATCatatcaatgtaaaatttaaaataatataaatagtacaGTATGCATTGCCATCCAATACAAATCAGGAATAAACTTCATACGcctaaatctctttttatgaaatttaatttttaattaaattaaattaaattaaattttattttattttatttaagtaagCATTATATAAGTCACATAGAAGTATATAtaagttgtatatatatatatatatatatatatatatatatatgtatatatatatatatatatatatatatatatatatttgtaaaaaaatattacacacacatatttaattatattattttaaataatgtgttttttagtgtatcttatatatttactttcgaaaaattatatgtataaacatttttaagtttaataatttaagtaatttttaatgcatatgTAATGTACCGTGGCAAAATATACTCTTACTAAAAATACACACATGATTGCTGTAATGCATATCATATTGTTACACTGCATAGTATTTTGCtcttataactaatataattatttataccattTGGCATTCAAATAAAAAGGGATTCTGAAGATTGCCAGTTTCTACATTAATCATGTTAAACCTGTTTGATAAATGTTCGGCCAATCAACGTTCTTGCCGGTCGGCAACCACtttctcaaataaaataaaggttTAGAAAGGTGTCTACTCATCTTGATCTGTCCCGGCCTTGGAGTAAAAGTGATCCCGTTCTTGTTCATCGGACGAATTTCTTTCGTTATTACATCTCTCTCACACCGTATGTCATTGGTGCGGTGAATGAACTTTCATGGTAGTAAAAGCGAAAGAAAGAAGTAGCACTGTTGGTGCGACAAATCGTgtcgtattaattattttgacaagATAACAATACCCGAACTCATTCAAATGTCCAAACTGTTCAAATGTCTTTTGATACGCGTTATCTCCCATCGTGTATTTCAAATCAATTATTCACAAACAAACTCGCAAACGCGGACGCAAAGATAAATCCAatgttttatgtatgtatttaattataattttaattacaataaaataattatattataataatcatattgtttatcGATATCacacataaatacatttttactttttgaatttctttgATCACAATACAattaatgtgtaattaattttttttagcctTTATTAAAAAGCAGAAAATTGGAGCGGAACATCTTATGCACGCAACCTGCGAAATGCGAGCGCAAATTAACGATACTCTTTGCAAATTaagaaattcatattttttgggATTGT is part of the Anoplolepis gracilipes chromosome 2, ASM4749672v1, whole genome shotgun sequence genome and harbors:
- the LOC140662814 gene encoding uncharacterized protein, producing the protein MVRLILLCLLSPAIFAQPRKTKDPNNEPFLPIHPVYPYSPNLIKRGTEAKSTSQLTPELNAPKISTKDSYGSSYSSNRQRDSHYSNYDPYSKNNSPSTYPSHYTNNAYLYSNLPYVVYNPYSAQYAMNPASYPNYYYQPSYYYPHYFNHAPFSPTSSSGVDYQETSQDSTETAENDKQNKDKQSTQPKENETNQDASTSQFVDGGNYISGNLRDLDVQSSTYKIASPYNQLDVQAKGLPIFLPRTTYRVISVAGQPVGPDYPLPAPYVKVQQMEQLTRQMLANLLAQKQAGQFYDNNRDVLNSANDGSYANQDAYTPNTPSYVTLPEAKTKTGGFVINVDSTKVNGEQKNLRDAPYQKTSNKNAYSGIHYVQKPVSPTTYTSFDNRNKHRVINRRPTNQRDDYNSYSGVYGQSDNKQEQNYRNYQSQSGSYQNKDFTVASQTPRSYTYEYSAYESGQTQQTQQDKIIPDDGNFGDKQYNKE